A genome region from Frankineae bacterium MT45 includes the following:
- a CDS encoding RHS repeat-associated core domain-containing protein encodes MPTNARNIHSMVRSGRRLVAAFAAGLVVVSMLDGVAVAAPAAPLAAVKPTQVKAVPVVTSGAAKRAWSAPHSVVPARIPAPAVGNYSVPANSAWSAIGNGGISVNAPTGAGSSTNGHISVAVLDAKATARLGIVGVGIRISGVAAGSKRLSVAVSTKLLAGLYGADYAARARWVVVPDCPTSQHCAATVPLATTTNIIKATPSASAQVAAPSAVAAQTRLAAVPLSARAVTLATASGVNASNGSGNFAATPLAPSSQWTTDPQTGDFTWSYPLRTPPSAAGTTPDLALSYDSASMDGQTGTTNNQSSTVGAGWDVTGAGGFIERTYAPCSTSGGPANSGDLCWATNATVSLAGHSGVLVRDATSGTYHIQGDNNTKIEHLSGDSTYCNNGTYDFDCWRLTTADGTQYYFGRNKLPGWTTGSPTTNSAWYVPVYGALAGQPCNQTAANGGFAASSCKQAWRWNLDYVVDTHGNSEAFYYSTEINRYGQDGSTTTSSAYVRGGTLTRIDYGMRAGAELTSPAPDQVLLTSTDRCETGISGEPTGACSESTPSATYWPDVPWDQNCTTTACASNASPTFWSIKRLSGVTTQYWNGTGYTAVDQWSLTQSWPDPLDGTSPSMQLDTIQHTGLVGGTSTLPAVRFTYQMLQNRVAPPTGIVPLMKPRLGTINLDSGGTINVHYLAADCSGTNLPVPQTNTTRCFPQYWAPPGQAVQLDWFEKYMVSSVNASTVVGSSPPVAGSSTSDDITTYDYSVGMPAWRFNTSPLVPDGQRTWSEFAGYSKVRVKHGDPSLLSTLQTTDTTYFQGMDGDLKDLTGAKRPTQTVTSSDGSTSKTDSLWFAGRPFESVTYNGMSTSTTPGPVVSDTVTVPYASAATATAAAVTEKIGTTSATTSYVATSRYVGDADSVTHTALSAGGSRTTETKTNYDSLGRVVSVDDLGDTSTSSDDQCTRTTYADSTSPLRLAYVDETSTVSVTCTATPVYPTNAVSDTRTSYDGQPFGTPPTVGDVTKTETVKSYDGSGNPSGFVTEANSYDALGRTVTATDAIGRVTQTSFTPSAPSAGLPSNADIYGPTQYVVTNPMNWATTYNVNPAWGSVTSRTDQNAHTTSATFDPLGRLTGVWQPDRQPQASFTVPSTAYAYVTPVDGNGFVTGPPSTATTLLTASGATMTDYQLYDGLARPRQTQVPAEGSDVTTEHAAPGSNGTDVTDTLYNSSGQVTITNNSYLIAAAPSTTLWTPAHGEADITGSIQTLYDGAGRMTASVTQSLGVEQWRTSTAYGGDHVDVTPPTGGTPTTNYVDARGQTTQLRQYHGATPTGAYDLTSYTYTPAGQQSTMTDQTGNKWSWTYDLLGRQIAATDPDTGTTTSSYDDADQLSTTTDGRGVVLAFSYDALGRKTAEYQNSIVPATGTLLASWAYDTFAGGTTEFGQLSSSTSYVGSTPGHPGDAYTESVSGYDVTDRPLGMTYTLPASQGQLSTTPYTMNYSYYADGSLAQQTDPAFAGLPAENLGTGYTTIGNIYSYGGQSNYRNQTLYDGIGRITYASHYNTSKRLDDTYTYSNDGQNRLVNDTTTTTGTNSKVSGITYAYDNAGNVLSATNTPAGQPADTQCFSYDYLQRLSQAWTPSTGGCAGTAASSNLGGPAPYWQSYTYDPTGNRTSVVNHALSMSGVDTRDTSSYPPSGAASVQPHAVATVTHATASVGGSTFTTTGTDSYSYDADGDAQSMPGKTLTWDPRGQLASVKNTATGQVQTRIYDADGNLLVQSDPVNGSKAFLGDVELQLSPSGTLTAQRTYTLGGATIASRTATSGVSGSTLTWLTTDPRGTATISENPTAGTVTTRLIDPFGNPRGSAVAWPTDRGFLNAPVDPFSGFTHLGAREYSSTLGRFLSVDPVLSPFNPQQNNGYSYSWNNPIGASDPTGLRATCAESGACTTTMTSAGATLSHSVHSSNGLSTILGIGSGWQGGPSTTRSSHSGVPGASPAGSSTPSESAPRHHANPIASFLAGVVHGLAAPLQGIQVVTPPQFHPCGGGMCEDSGPHPSVGGVIDDGINSLLKPDTGSLWYDGGYIAGVVGPVAFGGMMGVPGAAEAEAGAGAEEVSGMAAVRAKGVAGEQMAGIVKNTRRIESATGTKAYRIPDELNGTTLGEVKNVANQGFTSQIQDFLAYANSNGLQFNLYVRQSTTFAPQLQQLIDTGAITRVPNLGP; translated from the coding sequence ATGCCCACAAACGCACGGAACATTCATTCGATGGTTCGAAGCGGTCGTCGCCTGGTAGCAGCATTCGCAGCGGGCTTGGTCGTTGTCTCGATGCTCGACGGTGTCGCGGTCGCCGCCCCAGCAGCGCCGCTAGCCGCGGTGAAACCTACCCAGGTGAAGGCCGTCCCGGTGGTCACCTCGGGTGCGGCCAAGCGTGCGTGGTCCGCTCCCCACTCGGTGGTACCGGCACGGATTCCCGCCCCGGCCGTCGGGAACTACAGCGTGCCCGCGAACTCCGCTTGGTCCGCGATCGGCAACGGCGGGATCAGCGTCAACGCGCCAACAGGGGCAGGATCGAGCACCAATGGTCACATTTCGGTGGCAGTGCTGGATGCGAAAGCCACCGCACGGCTCGGCATCGTCGGAGTTGGTATCCGCATCAGCGGAGTCGCGGCGGGCAGCAAGCGGCTGTCCGTCGCGGTCTCCACGAAGCTACTGGCCGGGCTTTACGGTGCGGATTACGCCGCCCGCGCCCGCTGGGTAGTCGTTCCCGACTGCCCAACCAGTCAGCATTGTGCGGCCACCGTGCCGTTGGCGACCACGACCAATATCATCAAGGCGACGCCATCCGCGTCGGCCCAGGTCGCGGCCCCGTCGGCTGTTGCAGCTCAGACCCGGCTCGCCGCAGTCCCATTGTCTGCGCGAGCGGTGACGCTCGCAACGGCGTCCGGTGTCAACGCGAGCAACGGTTCCGGTAACTTCGCCGCGACCCCACTCGCGCCCTCGTCGCAGTGGACCACGGATCCGCAGACCGGTGACTTCACCTGGAGCTATCCGCTGCGAACCCCACCGTCTGCGGCCGGAACCACCCCCGATCTTGCGCTGAGCTACGACTCGGCCTCGATGGATGGGCAGACCGGCACGACCAACAATCAATCGTCCACCGTCGGTGCTGGTTGGGACGTGACCGGCGCTGGGGGGTTCATCGAACGCACCTACGCCCCCTGCTCGACCAGCGGCGGACCCGCGAACTCGGGTGACCTGTGTTGGGCGACCAACGCGACGGTATCGCTGGCCGGTCATTCGGGCGTGCTCGTCCGAGACGCCACGAGCGGGACATACCACATTCAGGGTGACAACAACACCAAGATCGAGCATCTCTCCGGTGACTCAACCTATTGCAACAACGGCACCTACGACTTCGACTGCTGGCGACTCACCACGGCTGACGGCACGCAGTACTACTTCGGACGAAACAAGCTACCAGGCTGGACTACGGGTTCACCGACCACCAACTCGGCGTGGTACGTCCCCGTATACGGCGCCCTAGCCGGACAACCGTGCAATCAGACTGCGGCCAATGGTGGGTTCGCCGCCTCATCCTGCAAGCAAGCGTGGCGCTGGAATCTTGACTACGTGGTTGACACGCACGGCAACTCCGAAGCGTTCTATTACTCGACCGAGATCAACCGCTATGGGCAGGACGGATCTACCACCACCTCATCCGCATACGTTCGAGGCGGAACACTAACTCGCATCGACTACGGCATGCGCGCGGGCGCCGAGCTCACGAGTCCTGCGCCCGATCAGGTCTTGCTGACCAGCACCGACCGATGTGAAACCGGCATATCCGGAGAACCAACCGGAGCCTGCAGCGAATCAACGCCGTCGGCTACGTATTGGCCCGACGTGCCGTGGGACCAGAACTGCACCACCACGGCCTGCGCCAGCAACGCAAGCCCGACGTTCTGGTCTATCAAGCGCCTCAGTGGCGTTACGACACAATACTGGAACGGCACCGGCTACACCGCGGTCGACCAATGGTCACTCACCCAGTCATGGCCCGACCCGCTCGACGGAACATCACCCTCGATGCAACTGGACACGATCCAGCACACGGGCCTGGTCGGCGGTACTTCGACGCTCCCTGCCGTCCGATTCACCTACCAAATGCTGCAGAACCGGGTCGCGCCGCCGACCGGCATCGTCCCGCTAATGAAGCCGCGGCTGGGCACCATCAACCTCGACTCCGGCGGCACGATCAACGTCCACTACTTGGCTGCGGACTGCAGTGGGACAAACCTTCCAGTTCCCCAGACCAACACCACACGCTGCTTCCCTCAGTACTGGGCACCGCCCGGACAAGCAGTGCAGCTCGACTGGTTTGAAAAATATATGGTGTCCTCGGTCAACGCGTCGACCGTTGTCGGCTCATCCCCGCCGGTTGCCGGATCCTCGACCTCAGACGACATCACCACCTACGACTATTCCGTCGGCATGCCGGCCTGGCGATTCAACACGAGCCCGCTCGTGCCCGACGGTCAGCGCACCTGGTCAGAATTCGCCGGCTACAGCAAGGTCCGCGTCAAGCACGGCGACCCCAGTCTCCTGTCGACGCTTCAGACAACCGACACCACCTATTTCCAGGGTATGGACGGCGACCTCAAAGACTTGACGGGTGCCAAGCGACCCACCCAAACCGTGACGTCCAGCGACGGCAGCACTTCAAAGACCGATTCTCTGTGGTTCGCGGGTAGGCCATTCGAGAGTGTCACGTACAACGGCATGAGTACGTCCACGACACCGGGGCCAGTTGTCAGCGACACTGTGACGGTCCCCTACGCGTCGGCGGCTACGGCGACGGCCGCCGCCGTGACCGAGAAGATCGGAACGACCTCGGCAACGACCTCATACGTTGCGACCTCAAGGTACGTGGGCGACGCCGACTCGGTCACCCACACCGCCCTGTCGGCTGGCGGTAGCCGAACCACTGAAACCAAAACCAACTACGACAGCCTCGGTCGCGTCGTCAGCGTCGACGATCTCGGTGACACATCCACATCCAGTGACGACCAGTGCACCCGCACGACGTACGCTGACAGCACCAGCCCTCTGCGGCTGGCCTACGTCGACGAAACGTCGACTGTCAGTGTCACCTGCACTGCGACGCCGGTCTACCCGACGAACGCCGTCAGCGACACCCGTACTTCTTATGACGGTCAGCCTTTCGGAACTCCTCCGACGGTCGGCGATGTTACGAAGACCGAGACTGTGAAAAGCTACGATGGGTCTGGCAACCCGAGCGGGTTTGTTACGGAAGCGAATAGCTACGACGCCCTCGGCCGCACGGTCACGGCCACGGACGCGATCGGCCGGGTAACCCAGACGAGTTTCACGCCGTCGGCTCCATCGGCCGGATTGCCCTCCAATGCAGATATATACGGCCCGACTCAGTACGTTGTCACTAACCCTATGAACTGGGCCACGACGTACAACGTCAACCCCGCATGGGGATCGGTCACGTCACGGACCGACCAGAACGCCCACACAACCAGCGCGACGTTCGACCCTCTCGGTCGACTCACTGGCGTTTGGCAGCCGGACCGACAGCCACAGGCGAGCTTCACGGTCCCGTCGACGGCGTACGCGTACGTCACCCCAGTTGATGGCAACGGCTTTGTCACCGGGCCGCCGTCAACCGCGACCACCCTCCTCACTGCCAGCGGCGCCACCATGACGGACTACCAGCTATACGACGGCTTAGCGCGTCCACGTCAGACTCAGGTACCAGCGGAGGGCTCTGATGTCACGACAGAACATGCGGCACCGGGCAGTAATGGCACCGACGTCACCGACACCTTGTACAACTCAAGTGGTCAGGTGACGATCACCAACAACAGCTACCTGATTGCCGCCGCACCGTCGACGACGCTGTGGACCCCAGCGCATGGGGAAGCGGACATCACCGGCTCGATCCAGACGCTGTACGACGGTGCCGGGCGAATGACTGCGAGCGTCACCCAGTCTCTTGGTGTTGAGCAATGGCGGACCTCCACCGCGTATGGAGGAGACCACGTCGACGTGACTCCGCCAACTGGCGGAACGCCCACGACTAACTACGTCGATGCTCGTGGACAGACGACGCAGCTGCGCCAGTACCACGGTGCGACGCCGACTGGTGCCTACGATCTGACGAGCTACACCTACACGCCTGCAGGCCAGCAGTCGACGATGACTGACCAGACCGGCAATAAGTGGAGCTGGACCTACGACCTGCTCGGACGACAGATCGCTGCGACCGATCCGGACACTGGAACCACCACCAGCAGCTACGACGACGCGGACCAGCTGAGCACGACGACAGACGGCCGCGGCGTGGTGCTCGCCTTCAGTTACGACGCGCTCGGCCGTAAGACCGCCGAGTATCAGAACTCGATAGTTCCAGCCACTGGAACGTTGCTGGCCAGCTGGGCGTATGACACCTTCGCTGGCGGAACTACCGAATTCGGCCAACTGTCGTCATCGACCAGTTACGTCGGATCAACCCCAGGACACCCGGGCGATGCCTACACCGAGTCAGTGTCTGGATACGACGTGACTGACCGGCCTCTCGGCATGACATATACGCTGCCAGCATCTCAAGGCCAGTTGTCAACGACCCCGTACACGATGAACTACTCCTACTACGCTGACGGCAGCCTTGCTCAACAGACCGACCCCGCGTTTGCGGGTCTTCCGGCAGAAAATCTTGGCACCGGCTACACCACCATCGGCAACATCTACAGCTACGGCGGTCAGAGCAACTACCGCAACCAGACTCTGTATGACGGCATCGGCCGTATCACCTACGCAAGCCACTACAACACGTCGAAGCGGCTGGACGACACTTACACGTACAGCAACGACGGGCAGAACCGACTCGTCAACGACACGACCACGACAACGGGGACAAACAGCAAGGTCTCCGGTATCACCTATGCCTACGACAACGCGGGTAATGTCCTGTCAGCAACGAACACGCCCGCCGGACAGCCGGCCGACACACAATGCTTCAGCTACGACTATCTGCAGCGTCTATCGCAGGCATGGACGCCAAGCACGGGGGGTTGCGCGGGCACGGCGGCGTCGTCGAATTTGGGCGGTCCTGCCCCGTACTGGCAGAGCTACACATACGATCCGACCGGAAATCGGACCAGCGTCGTCAACCACGCCCTAAGCATGTCCGGCGTGGACACACGAGACACCTCGTCGTATCCGCCTTCAGGGGCAGCGTCGGTGCAGCCCCACGCGGTCGCCACGGTAACCCACGCAACTGCGTCAGTAGGGGGCAGCACGTTCACCACTACAGGTACCGACTCGTATTCCTACGACGCGGACGGTGATGCACAGTCAATGCCAGGCAAGACCCTCACTTGGGACCCGCGCGGGCAGTTGGCGAGCGTGAAGAACACCGCGACTGGACAGGTGCAGACACGCATTTATGACGCGGACGGCAACCTGCTGGTGCAGTCGGATCCGGTCAACGGCTCGAAGGCGTTCCTGGGAGATGTGGAGTTGCAACTGTCACCGTCCGGGACGTTGACAGCGCAGCGAACTTACACTCTTGGTGGGGCGACGATAGCGTCGCGGACGGCCACAAGTGGGGTTTCTGGCTCAACCCTGACGTGGCTAACCACCGATCCACGAGGTACCGCGACGATTTCGGAGAACCCAACGGCGGGAACCGTGACGACGAGGCTGATAGATCCCTTCGGCAACCCCCGCGGCAGCGCGGTGGCATGGCCGACGGATCGCGGGTTCTTAAACGCGCCCGTTGACCCATTCAGCGGCTTCACCCACCTCGGCGCGAGGGAATACAGCTCAACGTTGGGCCGATTCCTTTCTGTGGACCCAGTGCTCTCTCCGTTCAACCCGCAACAGAACAACGGATATAGCTACAGCTGGAACAACCCCATCGGCGCGTCTGACCCGACTGGGTTACGAGCGACCTGTGCCGAATCGGGAGCATGCACTACCACCATGACCTCGGCTGGTGCGACACTCAGCCACTCGGTCCATTCATCAAATGGCCTGTCTACGATCCTCGGAATTGGAAGCGGCTGGCAAGGCGGTCCGTCGACGACCCGTTCGAGTCACTCTGGAGTTCCTGGGGCGTCGCCTGCGGGTTCGTCAACGCCTAGCGAAAGCGCTCCGCGTCATCACGCAAATCCAATCGCGAGCTTCCTCGCCGGGGTTGTGCACGGGCTGGCTGCGCCACTTCAAGGCATTCAAGTCGTGACGCCTCCGCAATTTCACCCTTGCGGTGGTGGAATGTGTGAGGATTCAGGGCCGCACCCATCTGTCGGTGGGGTGATCGACGACGGAATTAACTCGTTGCTCAAACCGGATACCGGTTCGCTTTGGTACGACGGCGGCTACATTGCTGGTGTAGTTGGGCCGGTAGCCTTTGGCGGGATGATGGGTGTTCCGGGGGCCGCTGAGGCCGAAGCCGGAGCGGGAGCAGAAGAGGTCAGTGGGATGGCTGCCGTACGGGCGAAGGGTGTCGCCGGTGAGCAGATGGCCGGGATCGTGAAGAACACACGCCGGATTGAGTCGGCGACAGGGACGAAGGCTTATCGGATCCCGGACGAGCTAAACGGCACCACACTTGGCGAGGTTAAGAATGTTGCCAACCAAGGTTTCACCAGTCAGATCCAGGACTTCTTGGCGTACGCAAATAGCAATGGACTGCAGTTCAATCTATACGTTCGACAGTCGACGACGTTCGCTCCGCAGCTGCAGCAGCTAATCGATACTGGGGCAATCACCCGAGTCCCCAACCTCGGCCCATGA
- a CDS encoding HEAT repeat-containing protein, whose product MSGPLLAELAAVGFPASSVSELRESGARYRAAVPVLVKFLDQTEDPRQRQEIVRALSVPWAGAEARGPLIREFKTVPLEWGPAGDSLRWAVGNALEVLFDDASFTELVELAEDPVYGKARQMVVLGFGKSKRPEAVGLLLGLVDDPDVDGHAVKALGKLKAPSARAALEAKLDDKRAWVRSEARKALARLPAT is encoded by the coding sequence ATGAGCGGGCCGCTTCTGGCGGAGCTGGCTGCGGTCGGGTTTCCCGCCTCATCGGTTTCGGAGTTGCGTGAGTCTGGGGCCCGCTACCGCGCCGCGGTGCCGGTGTTGGTGAAGTTCCTGGATCAGACCGAGGATCCTCGGCAGCGGCAAGAGATCGTCCGCGCGCTATCCGTGCCGTGGGCAGGTGCTGAGGCTCGGGGGCCGCTTATTCGGGAGTTCAAGACTGTTCCGCTTGAGTGGGGTCCAGCTGGAGACAGTCTGCGTTGGGCCGTCGGCAACGCGCTCGAGGTCTTGTTCGACGATGCCAGCTTCACCGAGCTGGTGGAGCTGGCCGAAGATCCGGTCTACGGCAAGGCTCGCCAGATGGTTGTGCTCGGCTTTGGAAAGTCGAAGCGCCCGGAGGCAGTGGGGCTTCTATTGGGACTTGTCGATGACCCTGACGTTGATGGCCACGCGGTCAAGGCGCTAGGGAAGCTGAAGGCGCCATCCGCGCGAGCAGCGTTGGAGGCGAAACTCGACGACAAGCGAGCTTGGGTTCGCAGCGAGGCGCGCAAGGCGCTCGCAAGGCTACCTGCTACCTGA
- a CDS encoding Helix-turn-helix, with protein sequence MAGTVERILGLVESSGRSRGEFAKAIGLDDSKLSKSLNGTRRFSSLDLARIADTCGVTVDWLITGESPPLAAAARTSGGSADIAIAEARRLTALRGDVAAIGYPQPWLIPARSLASGNAVAQGDALARAALRMVETAARSIAEWDLAALIEAVFGADVAVVHTREGFDGLSAYSSQAKLIVLASSQLPSRQRFTLAHELGHLLVGDDQGIHLDNDVYAASQKQDPTELRANTFASVFLMPDSVLADAVGRAGLDDATFATLCCDLMVSPSALASRLLRLRLIDAGASDRFKRLTSASAAKIAGRGEELARRCAESNQPRSPGLLLRDTYAAYEGGMATLRPYANVLGVDVEPLRRSLETADTSTDAL encoded by the coding sequence ATGGCAGGAACCGTCGAACGCATACTGGGGCTCGTCGAGTCATCCGGGCGCTCGCGTGGGGAGTTCGCCAAGGCCATCGGACTCGACGACTCCAAGCTTTCGAAGTCGCTGAACGGCACTAGGCGGTTCTCATCCTTAGACCTGGCACGCATTGCCGATACATGCGGCGTGACCGTGGATTGGCTCATCACGGGTGAGTCTCCTCCGCTCGCGGCGGCCGCGCGGACGTCGGGGGGTAGCGCGGACATCGCCATCGCTGAGGCACGGCGACTCACGGCGCTGCGAGGAGACGTCGCTGCGATCGGATACCCGCAGCCGTGGCTGATACCTGCGCGATCGCTCGCTTCTGGTAACGCGGTTGCGCAGGGCGACGCGCTCGCGCGAGCGGCGCTCAGAATGGTCGAGACAGCAGCCCGATCGATTGCCGAATGGGATCTCGCCGCCCTCATCGAGGCGGTGTTCGGAGCCGATGTCGCCGTGGTCCACACCCGCGAGGGTTTCGACGGGCTCTCGGCATACTCGTCGCAGGCCAAACTGATCGTGCTCGCGTCATCGCAACTACCATCCCGGCAGCGCTTCACCCTGGCGCACGAACTAGGCCACCTTCTCGTCGGCGACGATCAGGGTATCCATCTCGACAACGATGTGTACGCGGCATCGCAGAAGCAGGATCCGACTGAACTTAGGGCGAACACATTCGCGTCCGTGTTCCTGATGCCTGACTCGGTACTGGCCGACGCAGTGGGACGTGCAGGCTTGGACGACGCAACCTTCGCCACCTTGTGCTGCGACCTGATGGTGAGTCCGTCAGCCCTGGCGAGTCGGCTGCTAAGGCTGCGCCTGATCGACGCTGGAGCGAGTGATCGATTCAAGCGACTAACCAGCGCAAGCGCAGCCAAGATCGCCGGCCGCGGCGAAGAGCTTGCTCGCCGCTGCGCCGAGTCGAATCAGCCGCGCTCTCCTGGGCTGTTGTTGCGCGACACCTACGCGGCGTACGAGGGCGGGATGGCCACGCTTCGCCCTTACGCGAACGTCCTCGGAGTGGACGTTGAGCCGCTTCGGCGTTCGCTGGAGACCGCTGACACAAGCACCGATGCGCTATGA